The Desulfobacterales bacterium genome contains the following window.
GACATGTTGGATGAGGAAAACACCGACCCGTTTGGGGAAAACAGGCGAATAAATATTTTTTTCTCGCCGGCGGCCTGTGATTCCAGAATGGCGCTCCGCTCCACCGCGCTTACCCCTTGCAGCGTCAAAACAGAAGATATCTTGCGGGCCTGATTGAGGAGGTCCTGGTCGGTCTGGGCGCGCAGAAAGGAGGTAATCTGCAGGTAAAACAGAAAAAATGCAACGCCGGTGGAGATCATAAAAATCAGCGCATACCAGAGGGTCAGCCGAAAGGCCAGGGTATGACGCAGATCAGTCAGCCTCTTTAAATACATATCCGACACCGCGCACGGTATGAATCAATTTTTGAGAATAATCCTTGTCGATTTTTTCACGCAATCGATATATCCGGGACTCGACAACATTGGTCTGGGGATCAAAATGATAATCCCACACGTGCTCCATGATCATGGTTTTAGACACCACCCTGCCGGCATTGCGCATCAGGTAAGCCAGCAGGGCAAATTCCAGCGGCTGCAGCTCGATCCTTTTTCCGCTGCGAATTACGTCCCGGGTAATCAGATTCATGCTCACGCCGCCGGCCGAAAGGCGGGTAGGCTCGGACGCCCCGCTGTTCCGGCGAATGAGTGCCTGGACCCGCGCCAACAGTTCGGAAAACGAAAACGGTTTGGTGAGATAATCGTCCCCGCCG
Protein-coding sequences here:
- a CDS encoding response regulator transcription factor is translated as MRILLIEDDAKIASFVTKGLKAAGFAVDGAADGETGLHLALTEPYDAAIIDIMLPRRDGLSLIEEMRRENIKTPVIILSAKGSVDDRVKGLQTGGDDYLTKPFSFSELLARVQALIRRNSGASEPTRLSAGGVSMNLITRDVIRSGKRIELQPLEFALLAYLMRNAGRVVSKTMIMEHVWDYHFDPQTNVVESRIYRLREKIDKDYSQKLIHTVRGVGYVFKEAD